One region of Anthonomus grandis grandis chromosome 22, icAntGran1.3, whole genome shotgun sequence genomic DNA includes:
- the LOC126748637 gene encoding ATP synthase subunit e, mitochondrial-like — MSAAPVRVSPVIKFFRWSFLGTGVVYGAFHQNRLSKKEAAIREVETKQKAIRDAKLAAEKKIASDKEIKELEEMAK, encoded by the exons ATGTCGGCTGCTCCCGTTCGAGTCTCTCCCGTAATAAAg TTTTTCAGATGGAGTTTTTTGGGTACCGGGGTAGTATATGGAGCATTTCACCAAAACAGGCTATCAAAAAAAGAAGCTGCTATCCGTGAAGTTGAAACCAAACAGAAAGCTATTCGTGATGCAAAACTAGCTGCTGAGAAGAAGATAGCATCCGACAAGGAGATTAAAGAACTAGAAGAAATGGCCAAGTAG